From Amyelois transitella isolate CPQ chromosome 2, ilAmyTran1.1, whole genome shotgun sequence:
ACAAGTTGTAGATTTGAACACCAGGCTGAATAATCTTGAGCAACAGTCACGCGACTGCAATATTGAAATCCAGTGCGTGCCTGAACACAAATCTGAGAATCTGAGCACTATTGTAAAGCAACTCAGCGCCACTGTGGGACTAGGTCTTCGAGAGCACGAAGTACTCAACTATCACCGAGTCGCAAAGGTCAACCAGGATTCATCCCGTCCTCGTTCTATAGTCGTAAAATTATCCAGCCCACTGGTCCGTGACAATCTAATTGCAGCAGTCAAGACCTTCAATAGGGTCCACCAACACGATAAGCTGAATTCTTCTCATTTCGGGTTAGCAGGCGAAAGGACACCAGTGTACATCTGCGAACATCTATCTCCCAGCAATAAGCAACTCCACGCAGCAGCACGGAAATTCGCAAAGGAGAAGAAATACCAGTTCGTGTGGGTCAGAAACGGCAAGGTGCATTTGAGAAAAGACCCAACCTCAAAGAGTTTTGTAGTTAGAGATATAGATTTCTTGAGTACCCTGTAATACGTCGTATTGTACCTAGTTGAAAATACTTTTCACTTTTCATCcttaaacttaattatttgaatggtatctttaaaaacattaaatctaaattttctGTATCAAAACGTGAGAGGTCTCAATACAAAAACTGACATAATTCTGGCCAATGCACTGAAACAAGAGGCGGATGTTATTCTGTTGACGGAGTCATGGCTGAAGGAATCTGTTTTTTCTCACGAAATTATTGATAGCCGTTATACAATCTTCAGGCGTGATCGTTATTCTACGGCATCTGAGAGGGAGGGGGGTGGAGGGGTCATCATTGCAGtccttaaaaaatacaatccaGTGCGTAAACTGAAATGGGAGTCAAATAGCGAGGATATGTGGGTGCTACTCAAAGTGAAAAAAGGAAGCTCC
This genomic window contains:
- the LOC106142983 gene encoding uncharacterized protein LOC106142983; translated protein: MQKLTAFSLKQEPAAHGPDCILRHLPSTDPPIKKMTAKCCCLGVPSENFSKESKTYKATWKCQDCKLADSRVTTPSPATTDTSPSNIGEDLKTYLEKLLEEHLSKFSRDIKRDFAAESVDTRSKLQELTESIVYMSSRYEEVKADLESKENRIRTLETENAGLKSQVVDLNTRLNNLEQQSRDCNIEIQCVPEHKSENLSTIVKQLSATVGLGLREHEVLNYHRVAKVNQDSSRPRSIVVKLSSPLVRDNLIAAVKTFNRVHQHDKLNSSHFGLAGERTPVYICEHLSPSNKQLHAAARKFAKEKKYQFVWVRNGKVHLRKDPTSKSFVVRDIDFLSTL